Part of the Arvicanthis niloticus isolate mArvNil1 chromosome 2, mArvNil1.pat.X, whole genome shotgun sequence genome, TGTGCTAAAAATAGGAGGATATTTTTGTATGTAATCAAGTTCCAGAGCTCACTGGAGTAGGATAGTCACATTGTCCAAGAGATAGTCCAGCTGGTCTCCTGTATTTTATCTGTAATAAAATTGAGGAAGCAACTCGTGTTTTCTAGCAGACATGAATGGGCTCACCTTAAAATGAAGCCAGATAACTCAGGAACACCAAAAACTAAGgttcagggtttctctctgtgtgtatttataggTTATAAGGTCTCAATGTGTCACTTAGAAACctcttttctctaaaaataactTTAGTATTTTTTATACAATTACACACTTATTTTCTCAGCCAAATTTTAAACAAAGCATAAAGTTACTAGTAAGaattcaaagaattaaaacatttcaaatatgcaataaaataaaataagatacaatTTAACTgcctttaattttatataataatgatAAGTAGCCAAACCAGAGTGAAAATATGAACCCAGAAACGTAACCAACATCCCACTATTAAGTTGCTCTATATCAAATTatgtaatattgtcataaaatCATTGCTTTATTTTCCCAATGAAATACTAGGTTCTTTATTCTTTAGATTTAGAGGTATATTTTTCatgtttagatgtgtgtgtgtgtgtgtgtgtgtgtgtgtgtgtgtgtgtgtgtatgtgtggatgcgTGCGCTTCTGTTTTACAGGTTAGTACACATGGTATTTGTTTCTCTGAAAATGCCTACAAAGCCAAAAGAAGGGACTGGTTATGAGCATTCGTAGCATTCTATCTTATTTTCTTAAGCAACActtctttgaaattttaactCACTGTTTTTCAAATATATCCATGATGAAGTGAAACACTGGAATCTGCAAATCTCTTATCCACTAATAGTACCAGAGCAATGTGAGCTTTCATGTTTATATTCTGACATGttgtgaaaaataaaactcatataCACATTTTGACATAGCAACTATCTTTACCCATTGATTCATTTCCCAAACAGTATAAAAAGCAAtactaatatctaacaaaaatcaCTATTAGCCTCTTCCACATTTTTCTGATGGAATTTATCATTTCCTTATTCCTGAAAGTGTAAACCATAGGATTTAGCAGTGGTGTCAGGACATTGACAAATATAAGTGTGTCTTTCTCAAAGGAGAATGGAGATGTATCCCGGGCATATATTATTATGCATGGAACAAGGAACAAAACCACAACAGTAATGTGGGCTCCACAGGTGGAAAGAGCTTTTCTTCGACCTTCAGAACTGTGGGCTCTCAGAGAGAACAAAATGACACCATAGGAGACAAGCAACAGGGAGAAAATAATGATGCAGATAGCACCACTGTTTGCAAACACCAAAAGAACAAATATATGAATGTCAGTGCAGGCAAGTTtcagcaatggaaacaagtcaCACATATAATGATCAATGACATTGGGTCCACATAAGGGCAGCTGCAATGTGAATATAATTTGTATGATAGCATGCAAGAAGCCCCCTGCCCAGGATATTGCTACTAAAATGCTACAGAGCCTCCGGGTAAGGATGGAAGTGTAGTGCAAGGGCTTGCAAATAgcaacatagcggtcataggccatgactGCTAGGACAATCATTTCTGCTCCTGAGAAGAAATGGACTGAAAACAGTTGTGTCATGCAGCAGCCAAAGGAGATAGTCTTCTTCTCATGTAAGAAGTCTACAATCATCTTGGGTGTAACAGTAGAAGAGACACATGCATCCAGGAAGGACAGGAATGCCaagaagaagtacatgggggagCCCAGCAGTGCGGGGCTATACATGATGGTCACCACAATTATCATGTTGCCCCCTACAGTTGCCATATAGaccaataaaaatacaacaaacaatATTTTTTCAACTTTTGGGTTCTGAGAAAGCCCCAAGATTATGAACTCAGTAACAGAACTCTGGTTTTGCATAATTCTCAAGAAGACAGTCAAAGTAAACTTTCCTTACATAAAACTTCAGTATAAAAATAGACTTcctatatgtttataatatttcCATCAAAAAGACATATACCCTTATACAAATAGATATATTTGCATTGAGGAGTCTAttgcaatttaaaataaaatattagaaaaaatggAGAATATACTTGAGTAACAAGAATTGAGTAAATGTTAAATTACTGTATATTTCTAAGAAACCCTCTATTAAATTTTGATTATGAATACATCCATTTGTATGAGTGGAATACAATATTGTAACTTGTCATCATCAGCTCTTATATATCATTTTGGCCTTCTTAAAGTGaatattaaagacattttaaaactataaccTTGATGTTCATAAAAGGCCAGAATTGATTATCCTGTGTTGTCTTGCTGAAGCACTGCCC contains:
- the LOC117704635 gene encoding olfactory receptor 4C15-like; the protein is MQNQSSVTEFIILGLSQNPKVEKILFVVFLLVYMATVGGNMIIVVTIMYSPALLGSPMYFFLAFLSFLDACVSSTVTPKMIVDFLHEKKTISFGCCMTQLFSVHFFSGAEMIVLAVMAYDRYVAICKPLHYTSILTRRLCSILVAISWAGGFLHAIIQIIFTLQLPLCGPNVIDHYMCDLFPLLKLACTDIHIFVLLVFANSGAICIIIFSLLLVSYGVILFSLRAHSSEGRRKALSTCGAHITVVVLFLVPCIIIYARDTSPFSFEKDTLIFVNVLTPLLNPMVYTFRNKEMINSIRKMWKRLIVIFVRY